One Simonsiella muelleri ATCC 29453 DNA window includes the following coding sequences:
- a CDS encoding DUF4870 family protein: protein MNKQTPISRIDEKARNYLLIMYALNGAYFFTIFITPIVAVILAYVKQSEWEDSVYRDHVAYIIRTFWVSLLVFVISIPLILLFGLGLVTLTLIGVWFAYRSAFGAWRIWQYQGVNPKLWLELP from the coding sequence ATGAACAAACAAACACCGATTTCTCGCATTGATGAAAAAGCACGGAATTATTTATTGATTATGTACGCATTAAATGGTGCATATTTTTTCACAATTTTCATCACACCGATTGTGGCGGTGATTTTGGCGTATGTGAAACAAAGTGAGTGGGAAGACAGTGTGTACCGCGACCACGTGGCATACATTATTCGTACATTCTGGGTATCGTTGTTGGTGTTTGTGATAAGTATCCCATTGATTTTATTATTCGGTTTAGGGCTTGTAACGCTGACATTAATAGGAGTATGGTTTGCGTATCGCAGCGCGTTCGGGGCGTGGCGCATTTGGCAATATCAGGGAGTGAATCCCAAATTGTGGCTGGAATTGCCTTGA
- the hpaR gene encoding homoprotocatechuate degradation operon regulator HpaR, producing the protein MTEATQQQLTLNILLVQARDAVVSYYRPVLNQAGITEQQWRIIRLLSQHGTLDFQELSQQTSILRPSLTGILTRLEKLELVMRLKPASDQRRVFLKLTENGLQLFERISLLMDEQTQQLENDFSGKKLQQLENLLKELSNLNQQNANEAE; encoded by the coding sequence ATGACTGAAGCAACACAACAACAATTAACATTGAATATTTTGTTGGTGCAAGCGCGTGATGCAGTGGTGTCATATTATCGTCCTGTGCTGAATCAAGCTGGCATTACCGAGCAACAGTGGCGTATTATTCGTTTGTTGTCGCAACATGGCACACTGGATTTTCAAGAATTATCGCAACAGACATCTATTTTGCGTCCAAGTTTAACAGGCATTTTGACGCGTTTAGAAAAATTAGAGTTGGTGATGCGTTTGAAACCCGCCAGTGACCAACGTCGCGTATTTTTGAAATTAACAGAAAACGGTCTTCAATTATTTGAACGCATTTCCTTATTGATGGACGAACAAACCCAACAATTAGAAAACGATTTTTCTGGCAAAAAATTGCAGCAGTTGGAAAATTTGTTAAAAGAACTATCCAATTTGAATCAACAAAATGCTAATGAAGCAGAATAA
- a CDS encoding aminoacyl-tRNA deacylase — protein sequence MAKSDYPITAAIRFLRNHNIDFQPYLYDYVEHGGTAHSAECLGVDEHSVIKTIVLQNDKKQGLIVLMHGDKHISTRNLARQLNMKHIDPADPNQATRWTGFLVGGTSPFGTKTALPVFVERSVWDLPVIYINGGKRGFLVAVSPNALHSLNPQNVDVAID from the coding sequence ATGGCAAAATCCGACTATCCCATTACCGCAGCGATTCGTTTTCTTCGCAATCATAATATTGATTTTCAACCATATTTATATGATTATGTAGAACACGGTGGCACAGCGCACTCCGCCGAATGTTTGGGTGTAGATGAACACTCCGTCATCAAAACCATCGTATTACAAAACGATAAAAAACAAGGCTTAATCGTATTAATGCACGGCGATAAACACATTTCTACACGTAATTTGGCGCGTCAACTCAACATGAAACACATAGACCCAGCCGACCCCAATCAAGCGACTCGTTGGACGGGTTTTTTGGTGGGCGGTACAAGTCCATTTGGCACAAAAACCGCACTGCCTGTGTTTGTGGAACGCAGTGTGTGGGATTTGCCAGTGATTTATATTAATGGCGGTAAACGTGGATTTTTGGTGGCGGTGTCGCCCAATGCACTCCATTCATTGAATCCACAAAATGTTGATGTGGCGATAGATTAA
- a CDS encoding IS5 family transposase: MSRNTLTNETWSRLLPILKQLGIYRKKNLRKTVEGILFRLRTGCQWADIPSYFGKANSLYQSFNRWSKRGIFTRLFKHLVDTPDMEWVFMDGSHIRVHQHGMGKQSITHQAVGKSIGGHTSKIHLAVDACGNPIEFIITAGNVNDIVVAPDLLAQLDLSDNETVCADRGFDSDTFRRLIQSKQSKANIPYKKNREHLNVGTDWYLYKIRHLVENAFARLKHFRALATRYDKLKRNYESTVSLACALIWLKL, from the coding sequence ATGTCCCGAAACACGCTTACAAATGAAACATGGTCAAGACTGTTGCCTATTTTGAAACAGCTTGGCATTTATCGCAAGAAAAATTTACGCAAAACAGTAGAAGGTATCCTATTTCGCTTACGTACAGGCTGCCAATGGGCTGATATACCTAGTTATTTTGGTAAAGCAAACAGCCTTTACCAAAGTTTCAATCGCTGGTCTAAACGCGGTATTTTTACCCGATTATTCAAACATTTGGTAGATACACCCGATATGGAATGGGTCTTTATGGACGGTAGCCATATCCGCGTTCATCAACACGGTATGGGTAAACAATCCATTACGCATCAAGCTGTTGGTAAGAGTATCGGTGGTCATACGTCTAAAATTCATTTAGCGGTTGATGCTTGTGGTAATCCAATTGAATTTATCATTACAGCTGGTAATGTAAATGATATTGTTGTTGCGCCTGATTTATTGGCACAATTGGATTTAAGTGATAATGAAACCGTGTGTGCTGATAGGGGTTTTGACAGTGATACTTTTCGTCGGTTAATTCAGTCTAAACAAAGTAAAGCCAATATTCCATATAAGAAAAATAGAGAACATCTTAATGTGGGCACAGATTGGTATTTATATAAAATCAGGCACTTGGTAGAAAACGCTTTTGCGCGATTAAAGCATTTTCGTGCGCTGGCAACACGGTACGATAAATTAAAACGTAATTATGAAAGTACTGTATCATTAGCTTGTGCTTTGATTTGGTTGAAATTATAG
- a CDS encoding RidA family protein, giving the protein MSKTIIHTDKAPAAIGAYSQAVRAGNTVYLSGQIPLLPESMTLISETDFAEQSHQVFKNLRAVCEAAGGSLNDIVKINAYLTDLSHFATFNEVMAQYFAQPYPARAAVGVMSLPRGALVEAEAVMVLGE; this is encoded by the coding sequence ATGAGTAAAACCATTATCCATACCGACAAAGCCCCCGCTGCCATCGGTGCGTACAGTCAAGCGGTTCGTGCTGGTAACACGGTTTATTTAAGTGGACAAATTCCCTTGCTGCCTGAAAGCATGACTTTGATTTCTGAAACCGATTTTGCAGAACAAAGCCATCAAGTTTTCAAAAATTTACGTGCAGTTTGCGAAGCCGCAGGTGGCAGCCTGAATGACATCGTGAAAATCAATGCGTATTTGACCGATTTATCGCATTTTGCCACTTTTAATGAAGTGATGGCGCAGTATTTCGCGCAACCTTATCCAGCGCGTGCAGCGGTGGGCGTGATGAGTTTGCCGCGTGGTGCGTTGGTGGAAGCCGAAGCCGTGATGGTTTTGGGCGAATAA
- a CDS encoding RNA methyltransferase, protein MPAVPDYLANIRIILSRTSHPANIGSAARAMKTMGLSQLVLVAPNLMATPMTTEPPEFSAEHADTFRLPEESFILASGAVDILERAKIVATLPEALVGTTLSCALTSRRRELTAPLQTPRELTPNLLAAAQAGQQVALVFGNETFGLSIDEVQHCNRLMTIAGNPNYFSLNLAQAVQVVCYELFSQVNADMSHLIPERHLATADQVSGMVQHLEKAMEHLDFFHHRNQERMIRRLHSLFNRADTTTEDIDILRGFYNKIMQQCQNDNH, encoded by the coding sequence ATGCCTGCTGTTCCCGATTACTTAGCCAATATTCGCATTATTTTGTCGCGCACCAGCCACCCCGCCAATATTGGTTCGGCAGCGCGTGCCATGAAAACCATGGGTTTGAGTCAACTTGTTTTGGTTGCGCCCAATCTCATGGCAACCCCCATGACCACAGAACCCCCCGAATTTTCCGCCGAACACGCGGATACTTTCAGGCTGCCTGAAGAGAGTTTTATTTTGGCATCGGGGGCGGTTGATATTTTGGAACGCGCCAAAATTGTTGCCACGCTGCCTGAAGCTTTGGTTGGCACAACTTTGAGTTGCGCCCTTACCAGTCGTCGCCGTGAATTAACAGCGCCCTTGCAAACGCCACGCGAACTGACACCGAATTTGCTCGCCGCCGCCCAAGCTGGACAACAAGTTGCGCTGGTGTTTGGGAATGAGACATTTGGTTTAAGTATTGATGAAGTGCAGCACTGTAACCGCTTGATGACGATTGCGGGTAATCCAAATTATTTTTCGTTGAATTTAGCGCAGGCTGTCCAAGTGGTTTGCTATGAATTGTTTAGCCAAGTGAATGCAGACATGAGCCATCTGATTCCCGAACGTCATCTTGCTACTGCCGACCAAGTCTCAGGCATGGTGCAACATCTTGAAAAAGCGATGGAACATTTGGATTTTTTCCATCATCGCAATCAAGAACGCATGATTCGCCGATTACATTCATTGTTTAATCGTGCTGATACGACAACAGAAGATATTGATATATTACGCGGATTTTATAATAAAATTATGCAACAATGTCAAAATGACAACCATTAA